The Sporomusa termitida genome has a window encoding:
- a CDS encoding IS256 family transposase: MTQLNEKEMQLAALLSEECTSPAELTVKLKNLFAGALEKMLEAEMDEHLGYEKNSVLGNNSGNSRNGYGKKTVKSEWDESEINVPRDRTGTFEPQVIEKRQTRTDDIEARILAMYAKGMSNRDIEDHLRDIYGVEASPSLISRITDKIMPAVAEWQSRPLDPIYPIVFLDGIVFKVRKDSRVINKCLYSVLGVNMDGRKEILGIWLSENESASFWTTICNELKNRGVEDILITCRDNLSGFSTAIETVFPRTEQQLCIIHQIRSSTKYIPYKDIKPVMADLKRVYGAPTLDDAEYRLEEFGDKWGKKYPQILKSWQANWTELSTYFKYPQEVRTLIYTTNAVEGFHRMLRKYTKTKTVYPTDDAVKKSVFLSIQEISKKWSMPIRDWGIIVGQLLIFFEDRLQQRKVS; this comes from the coding sequence ATGACACAGTTAAACGAAAAAGAAATGCAGCTTGCAGCCCTCTTGAGTGAAGAGTGCACTAGCCCTGCCGAACTGACGGTCAAGCTCAAAAACTTATTTGCCGGTGCCCTAGAAAAGATGCTCGAGGCCGAAATGGACGAACACCTAGGCTATGAAAAGAACAGCGTTTTAGGCAACAACAGCGGCAACAGCCGCAACGGTTATGGCAAAAAGACCGTGAAAAGCGAATGGGACGAAAGTGAAATCAACGTTCCCCGTGACCGAACCGGGACCTTTGAGCCGCAAGTGATCGAAAAGCGCCAAACCCGTACCGATGATATTGAGGCTAGGATTTTGGCGATGTACGCCAAAGGCATGTCCAACCGGGACATTGAAGATCATCTGCGCGACATCTATGGCGTAGAAGCCTCCCCCAGTCTCATCAGCCGCATCACGGACAAAATCATGCCGGCTGTGGCCGAATGGCAGAGCCGCCCCTTGGATCCGATCTATCCCATTGTCTTTCTAGACGGAATCGTCTTCAAAGTTCGTAAAGACAGCCGGGTCATCAATAAATGCCTATACTCGGTGTTAGGCGTCAACATGGACGGCCGCAAGGAAATCCTGGGCATCTGGCTGTCGGAAAACGAAAGCGCCAGCTTTTGGACGACCATCTGCAACGAGTTAAAAAATCGTGGCGTGGAAGATATTTTGATTACCTGCCGGGACAATCTATCCGGTTTTTCCACCGCTATTGAAACCGTATTCCCCAGAACTGAGCAGCAACTATGCATCATTCATCAAATCAGAAGTTCCACAAAGTACATCCCCTATAAAGACATCAAGCCGGTCATGGCTGACTTAAAACGGGTCTATGGCGCGCCGACCTTGGATGATGCGGAGTATCGTCTGGAGGAATTTGGCGACAAGTGGGGCAAGAAATACCCACAGATCCTAAAATCCTGGCAGGCCAACTGGACGGAACTATCCACCTATTTTAAGTATCCGCAAGAAGTCCGAACCCTAATTTACACCACCAACGCCGTAGAGGGCTTCCATCGGATGCTGCGCAAATACACCAAGACCAAGACCGTATATCCCACCGACGATGCCGTTAAAAAATCGGTATTCCTGTCCATCCAGGAGATTTCCAAGAAATGGAGTATGCCGATCCGTGATTGGGGAATCATAGTAGGACAGTTGCTTATCTTTTTCGAGGATAGGCTGCAGCAGCGTAAAGTCTCATAA
- a CDS encoding helix-turn-helix domain-containing protein, whose amino-acid sequence MTIAETGKKARQLRPGIHLLVNRGQPFKIIYGAGKWQCYTGMWLFSDYIATQLDGRLPGRSFTLADALAWQSPQYDTPELLLVLEKLKANVRHASAPLPYYEHKACEVLMLILRNIHYEDCWQKHRKTRRKNYLTYYDRTYIIKVKEELDRNILAPPSVDELAVMVQMSISKLQHGFKLWYGISIAGYIREERMKYALRLLWDDGLSIKNIAAMAGYENASKFTAAFKRVHGYSPSYIRKSFGL is encoded by the coding sequence ATGACTATTGCCGAAACAGGCAAAAAAGCCCGGCAACTCAGGCCGGGCATCCATTTACTCGTCAACCGGGGTCAGCCGTTTAAAATCATTTACGGGGCGGGAAAGTGGCAATGTTATACCGGCATGTGGCTGTTCAGCGATTACATCGCCACCCAACTGGACGGAAGGCTGCCGGGCCGGAGTTTTACCCTGGCCGACGCGCTGGCCTGGCAAAGTCCGCAATATGATACGCCGGAATTGCTGCTGGTCCTTGAGAAGCTTAAAGCCAATGTCCGCCACGCCTCCGCCCCGCTGCCGTACTACGAACACAAAGCCTGTGAAGTGCTGATGCTCATCCTACGCAATATTCACTACGAAGATTGCTGGCAGAAGCACCGGAAAACACGGCGGAAAAATTATTTAACGTATTATGACCGCACTTATATCATAAAAGTGAAAGAAGAGCTGGACAGGAATATTTTGGCCCCGCCGTCCGTCGACGAGCTGGCCGTAATGGTCCAGATGAGCATCAGCAAGCTGCAGCATGGCTTTAAACTCTGGTACGGAATCTCCATTGCCGGATATATTCGCGAGGAAAGGATGAAGTATGCCCTGCGGCTGTTGTGGGACGACGGGCTTAGTATCAAAAATATCGCCGCGATGGCCGGCTACGAAAATGCCAGTAAATTTACCGCCGCTTTTAAACGGGTGCATGGTTATTCCCCTTCGTACATCCGCAAATCATTTGGATTGTGA
- a CDS encoding TonB-dependent siderophore receptor: MQQSNSPPTAKRLLYALLGLSLFWPLPAAATNGPDATENSAAGQTAKQSPQSPEFSLDEVEITAARDSAPDDGYIAKRSSAATKTDTPLEETARSLSVVTGEQMAARGVTDLFDALSYTPGFSDATANRDSRHFLAQIRGFINNFVTHTDGLRMLQGVGVANPNYDTYSFERIEVLRGPAGILYGAGNPGGVVNQVSKQPTSQPLREIQLQTGSNNLFNGAIDLGGAVNAQGNAEFRLTARSSDENTSMDYGKAERHFIAPALTWRPSDNTSLTILTHFQKDDIKGAPDINPYRYLPNHGLYGYSGTRFYGEHDYDRFTKNDKELGYILKHRFNDTWTVTQSARHSTIDEKSRVIYVDSAANGVASRSAEYLDTDLSANIIDTYFQADWSSGAVKHVTLLGFDYQNTGYDYNYAWGSVADLDLTAMNYGQKITDPDFTYMWKYKVKQTGWYLQDQLKFGRWTATAGGRYDRYDSNRLERLTNTYTRIDQSAFTGRLGLVYDAGNGLFPYISYDESFEGQQGTDRYGNAFDPTTGRQYELGVQYAPENSSIRYTAAIFDLRKQNMLTDDPLNQAGQTRYQVQTGETSARGLELEANIAALKGFNLTAAYTYMPKHEITKDTAAANIGRKTANVSKHSASFWLDTAAPAQEQGILAQGWGFGAGLRYIGSRYDYTNTVKLGGVVLTDAMVRYDSGGWRYALNVHNLFDREYVIGTFPAEGYEYVNPGRTFRLTATRRW, encoded by the coding sequence ATGCAACAATCAAATTCCCCGCCAACGGCCAAGCGCCTGCTTTATGCCTTACTTGGCCTCAGCCTGTTCTGGCCCCTGCCGGCCGCTGCGACAAATGGACCGGATGCGACAGAAAACAGCGCAGCTGGCCAGACTGCAAAACAATCGCCGCAATCGCCTGAGTTTTCCCTGGACGAAGTAGAAATAACTGCCGCCAGAGACAGTGCCCCGGATGACGGTTATATTGCCAAACGCAGCAGTGCCGCTACCAAAACCGATACGCCGCTGGAAGAAACCGCCCGCTCGCTCAGCGTAGTGACCGGCGAACAAATGGCAGCCCGCGGTGTCACCGATTTGTTTGACGCCTTAAGCTATACGCCCGGCTTCAGCGATGCCACTGCTAACCGGGACTCCCGCCACTTTCTGGCTCAGATCCGCGGCTTCATTAATAACTTTGTCACCCATACCGATGGCCTGCGCATGCTCCAGGGCGTTGGCGTGGCAAACCCCAACTACGACACCTATAGCTTCGAACGGATTGAGGTGCTGCGCGGCCCGGCCGGCATCCTCTATGGCGCCGGCAATCCCGGCGGTGTCGTCAATCAGGTGTCCAAGCAGCCAACCAGTCAACCCTTACGGGAAATTCAGCTCCAGACCGGCAGCAATAACCTGTTCAACGGGGCCATTGACCTGGGCGGAGCAGTCAATGCGCAGGGTAATGCAGAGTTCCGGCTGACGGCTCGCTCCTCTGATGAAAATACCTCTATGGACTATGGCAAAGCCGAGAGGCACTTTATCGCCCCTGCCCTTACCTGGCGGCCCAGCGATAATACCAGCCTGACCATCCTGACGCATTTTCAAAAGGACGATATCAAAGGCGCACCGGACATCAATCCATACCGCTACCTGCCCAATCACGGTTTATACGGCTATTCCGGCACCAGGTTCTACGGTGAGCACGATTATGACCGGTTTACCAAAAACGATAAGGAACTGGGATATATTCTTAAACACCGCTTTAACGATACCTGGACGGTAACCCAAAGTGCCCGCCACTCAACCATAGATGAAAAATCCAGGGTGATCTATGTTGACAGCGCAGCCAATGGCGTCGCCAGCCGCTCAGCCGAGTATCTTGATACCGACCTGAGTGCCAATATTATTGACACCTACTTTCAGGCCGACTGGTCCAGCGGCGCCGTTAAGCATGTTACCCTGCTGGGCTTTGATTATCAGAACACCGGTTATGACTACAACTATGCCTGGGGCAGCGTCGCCGATCTTGACCTCACGGCCATGAACTATGGCCAGAAAATTACCGATCCTGATTTTACGTATATGTGGAAATACAAAGTAAAACAAACCGGCTGGTATTTGCAGGACCAGCTCAAATTCGGCCGCTGGACGGCAACGGCAGGCGGGCGTTATGACCGCTATGACAGTAACCGGCTGGAGCGCCTGACCAACACCTATACCCGCATCGACCAGAGCGCTTTCACCGGCCGCCTGGGCCTGGTATATGACGCCGGCAACGGGCTGTTTCCCTATATCAGCTATGATGAATCATTTGAGGGCCAGCAGGGAACCGACCGTTACGGGAATGCTTTTGACCCTACCACCGGCCGCCAATATGAATTGGGCGTGCAATACGCACCGGAAAACAGCAGCATCCGTTATACGGCCGCAATCTTCGATCTGCGCAAGCAAAATATGCTGACGGACGATCCGTTAAATCAGGCCGGCCAGACTCGTTATCAGGTTCAGACCGGCGAAACCTCCGCCCGGGGGTTGGAGCTGGAAGCCAATATTGCGGCGCTAAAAGGATTCAATCTTACCGCCGCCTATACCTACATGCCCAAACATGAGATCACCAAAGATACCGCTGCGGCCAATATTGGCCGCAAAACAGCCAATGTATCCAAGCACAGCGCCTCTTTCTGGCTGGACACAGCTGCTCCGGCGCAGGAGCAAGGCATACTTGCACAGGGCTGGGGCTTTGGCGCCGGCCTGCGCTACATCGGTTCACGCTATGACTATACCAATACTGTTAAACTGGGCGGCGTAGTCCTGACCGATGCCATGGTCCGTTATGACAGCGGTGGCTGGCGCTACGCCCTCAACGTGCACAATCTGTTTGACCGGGAATATGTCATCGGAACCTTTCCCGCCGAAGGCTATGAGTACGTCAACCCCGGCCGCACCTTCCGGCTGACCGCCACCCGCCGCTGGTAG
- a CDS encoding helix-turn-helix transcriptional regulator, translated as MLPVGKEAGVSTNEYAGGSRELAEQLGCTAKKYRSKGVKYSLPPENGDSWLIDVQPEPGWCVTDAYFSLQKPVTRGYEIAQPGLWLCSLAAGDMTIIEQGKKSRQLGRGIHLLVNRGKPFKIQFGSPSKLCYTSAWLFADFIADYFQERGRGERLTIEDALTWPEHYYNTPEILMAFEQLKYTIRISIAPFMYYESKMIEILSLILCGVQNQGYAEMFTRLRRPSHLTYENIKLLWRAKEELDNNILAPPDVAQLARLAGMGTTKLRQSFKAYYNMTVAEYIRREKMSYALRLLSNDEMSVQNISTLLGYQSPSKFTVAFKRVHGFTPRAARKTFNI; from the coding sequence GTGCTGCCGGTCGGAAAGGAAGCAGGCGTGAGCACCAATGAATATGCCGGCGGCAGCCGGGAATTGGCGGAGCAGTTAGGCTGCACGGCAAAAAAGTACAGGAGCAAAGGCGTCAAATACAGCCTGCCGCCCGAAAATGGCGACAGCTGGCTGATTGATGTACAGCCTGAACCGGGCTGGTGTGTTACCGATGCCTATTTTAGTCTGCAAAAGCCGGTTACCAGGGGCTATGAGATTGCCCAGCCCGGTTTGTGGCTGTGCTCTCTGGCAGCCGGTGATATGACGATCATCGAACAGGGCAAAAAAAGCAGGCAGCTGGGGCGGGGCATTCATCTGCTGGTCAACCGGGGCAAGCCGTTTAAAATCCAATTCGGCAGTCCGTCTAAGCTCTGTTATACCAGCGCCTGGCTTTTTGCCGATTTTATTGCGGATTATTTTCAGGAACGGGGCCGGGGCGAGCGGCTGACGATCGAGGATGCGTTAACCTGGCCGGAGCATTATTATAATACGCCGGAGATTTTGATGGCTTTTGAACAGCTCAAGTATACCATCCGGATATCCATTGCGCCGTTTATGTATTACGAAAGCAAAATGATTGAAATTCTTTCGCTGATATTGTGCGGCGTGCAAAACCAGGGCTATGCGGAGATGTTTACCAGGCTCAGGCGCCCCAGCCATTTGACTTATGAAAACATAAAACTTCTCTGGCGGGCCAAAGAAGAACTGGACAATAATATTTTAGCGCCGCCGGACGTCGCGCAGCTGGCACGCCTGGCAGGGATGGGAACGACCAAGCTGCGCCAGTCATTTAAGGCGTATTATAATATGACGGTTGCCGAATATATCCGCCGGGAAAAAATGAGCTATGCCCTGCGGCTGTTATCCAATGACGAGATGAGTGTGCAAAATATCAGTACTCTGCTGGGCTACCAAAGCCCCAGCAAGTTTACCGTTGCCTTTAAACGGGTTCACGGCTTTACGCCGCGGGCGGCCAGGAAAACCTTTAATATTTAG
- a CDS encoding AAA family ATPase produces MLCQFTFKNFKSFRDEAVLDMQAVAISEHENSLLVDSDGQRFLPLAALYGPNGSGKSTVLEAFVVLVSIIMRPIYVLKNANEVKNKNTNLTTPFKFDPETIEAPTEFTLFFRTTGVEYRYNLHIKKQVIIYESLYKQNINGKRASKIFVRNHNAEKIDTGPLLKSMENIGVADTIPFLAYLKILKDIDTINEIIAWFERCEFVNFGNPFYESRIFLFENDKIQNIMFKIIQEMDSDISSFRYKKGDKEDEYEIFTKHVVQEQEYELELQEESSGTIKLFACLPFVIQALMRGGVIVIDELDAKLHPKLIRYIIELFSNPCSNPHKAQLIFTSHDLSTMKKEVFRRDEIWFVAKDSRQSSKLYSLVEFKDQAGNGVRKDATFDKQYLEGRYGADPYLRCCLNWEAEL; encoded by the coding sequence ATGCTGTGTCAGTTCACATTTAAAAATTTTAAAAGTTTTCGGGATGAGGCTGTTCTGGATATGCAGGCTGTGGCCATTTCCGAGCATGAAAATTCTCTTCTTGTCGATTCCGACGGGCAAAGATTTTTGCCGCTTGCTGCGCTTTATGGTCCTAATGGCAGTGGCAAGAGTACGGTGCTAGAGGCCTTTGTCGTTTTGGTCAGCATCATAATGAGGCCTATCTACGTTCTTAAAAATGCGAACGAAGTTAAAAATAAGAACACCAATCTGACTACGCCCTTCAAGTTTGATCCGGAAACAATAGAAGCGCCAACCGAATTTACCTTGTTTTTCCGGACTACTGGCGTAGAATATCGGTATAATTTGCACATTAAAAAACAAGTTATTATCTATGAAAGCCTCTATAAACAGAACATTAACGGAAAAAGAGCCAGTAAAATCTTTGTCCGCAATCATAATGCAGAAAAAATTGACACAGGTCCATTACTCAAATCTATGGAGAACATTGGAGTCGCAGATACCATTCCTTTCTTAGCGTATCTGAAAATTTTAAAAGACATTGACACAATTAATGAAATTATTGCTTGGTTTGAAAGATGTGAATTTGTTAATTTCGGTAATCCATTTTATGAATCAAGGATATTCTTGTTTGAGAACGACAAAATCCAAAATATTATGTTTAAAATAATTCAGGAAATGGATAGTGATATTTCCAGTTTTCGTTATAAAAAGGGTGATAAAGAGGACGAATATGAAATTTTCACTAAACATGTTGTGCAAGAACAAGAATATGAATTAGAACTTCAGGAAGAGTCTAGTGGCACAATTAAGCTGTTTGCCTGTCTGCCTTTCGTTATTCAGGCGTTAATGCGGGGCGGTGTAATCGTTATTGATGAACTGGATGCCAAGTTACATCCCAAACTGATCCGCTATATTATCGAGCTGTTTAGTAATCCCTGCTCAAATCCGCATAAGGCGCAACTGATATTTACTTCCCATGATCTATCGACCATGAAAAAAGAAGTTTTCCGCCGCGATGAAATATGGTTTGTTGCCAAAGATAGCAGGCAAAGTTCTAAGTTGTATTCATTAGTGGAATTTAAAGATCAGGCCGGCAATGGTGTGCGGAAAGACGCTACTTTTGATAAACAGTATCTGGAAGGAAGATATGGCGCAGACCCTTATCTGCGGTGCTGCCTCAACTGGGAGGCAGAGTTATGA
- a CDS encoding RloB domain-containing protein: MSKKAVNALGREKRRMHTIEPLTYYLIICEGTKTEPEYFKEIRSLINAQYDHRVEVRQVEIQIEGEATNTVFLLERAKNMLLS; the protein is encoded by the coding sequence ATGAGTAAAAAAGCGGTCAACGCTTTAGGGCGGGAAAAACGCCGGATGCATACTATTGAGCCGCTTACCTATTATTTAATTATTTGCGAGGGAACGAAGACAGAGCCGGAATATTTTAAAGAGATTAGAAGTCTGATTAATGCTCAATATGATCACCGGGTTGAAGTAAGGCAAGTTGAAATCCAGATTGAGGGCGAAGCTACAAATACGGTTTTCTTATTGGAACGGGCAAAAAATATGTTGCTGAGTTAA